In Posidoniimonas polymericola, one genomic interval encodes:
- a CDS encoding AAA family ATPase codes for MAEEHGPPDESPFSGDVVERVRNAAESIRSQLRRVIVGQEEVTELLLISLFSRGHCLLEGAPGLAKTLLVSTLAKSLNLTFSRIQFTPDLMPADITGTEVIEENKSTGAREMRFIPGPIFTNVVLADEINRTPPKTQAALLEAMQEKQVTIGRMRHLIGEPFFVLATQNPIEQEGTYPLPEAQQDRFMIKALVRYPTFEEEVEVAQRTTTGGAVEVEAVLSPEEITSLQEVVRSVPVSDHVTRYAVALVRGTRVGEPEVTDFCRRSLSWGAGPRAVQFLILGGKARCLLDGRPCVSIEDIQALASPVLRHRLMLDFAAESEGVTPDDVVADLIKNTSTNPDRLSDDPRFRGVLAS; via the coding sequence ATGGCAGAAGAGCATGGACCACCGGACGAGTCGCCGTTTAGCGGCGATGTGGTCGAGCGGGTGCGCAACGCGGCCGAGTCGATCCGCTCCCAGCTCCGTCGTGTCATCGTCGGGCAGGAAGAAGTCACCGAGCTGCTGCTGATCTCGCTGTTCAGCCGCGGCCACTGCCTGCTGGAGGGCGCCCCCGGCCTGGCCAAGACGCTGCTGGTCAGCACGCTGGCCAAGAGCCTCAACCTGACCTTCAGCCGCATTCAGTTCACGCCCGACCTGATGCCGGCCGACATCACCGGCACCGAGGTTATCGAAGAGAACAAGTCGACCGGCGCCCGCGAGATGCGGTTCATCCCCGGGCCGATCTTCACCAACGTCGTCCTGGCCGACGAGATCAATCGCACGCCGCCCAAGACCCAGGCCGCCCTGCTCGAGGCGATGCAGGAGAAGCAGGTCACGATCGGCCGGATGCGGCACCTGATCGGCGAGCCGTTCTTTGTGCTCGCGACCCAAAACCCGATCGAGCAGGAGGGGACCTACCCGCTCCCCGAAGCGCAGCAGGACCGGTTCATGATCAAGGCGCTGGTCCGCTACCCGACTTTCGAGGAAGAGGTCGAGGTCGCCCAGCGGACCACCACCGGCGGCGCGGTGGAGGTCGAGGCGGTCCTCTCGCCCGAAGAGATCACCAGCCTGCAAGAAGTCGTCCGCAGCGTCCCCGTGAGCGATCACGTCACCCGCTACGCCGTGGCGTTGGTGCGTGGCACCCGGGTTGGCGAGCCGGAGGTCACGGACTTCTGCCGCCGCTCGCTGTCGTGGGGCGCCGGGCCCCGCGCGGTGCAGTTTCTCATCCTGGGGGGAAAGGCCCGCTGCCTGCTGGACGGGCGGCCGTGCGTTTCGATCGAGGACATCCAGGCCCTCGCCTCGCCCGTGCTGCGGCACCGGCTGATGCTCGACTTCGCCGCCGAGAGCGAGGGCGTTACCCCCGACGACGTCGTGGCCGACCTGATCAAGAACACCTCCACAAACCCCGACCGGTTGAGCGATGACCCAAGATTCCGCGGCGTCCTTGCTTCCTGA
- a CDS encoding BatA domain-containing protein has protein sequence MIAPRRQPAPLRKPRPPTSTASHRLLHLTFAFPSLLWIGLPLLAGVVAIHLLNLRRQKPIKWAAMDFLLESERVNKAWINLRQWLLLAARLLVIALAVFALAKPALKKFTLSALADSRVRHVVVLDDSYSMSDEGAGTAAWGDAVAAVDRVVGFAAERPGHEVSLIRSSAVGDPELVAGDDDQGKTRLRTLLSASRPSQLAAPLTPAIQAAHELCEGAPTGARTIAYLVTDGRRREIEPLSETVAAVESLQQSGAEVRWVSCVASHNPNLTLTDLSPLPGPGAAGVEVRMQVTVANNGSAPTTDALVQITRDGSASPAVEIGRIEPGKQATRQFSVLFREPGPHRVTARLEADAISADNARYSVLPLVTERKVLLVDGSPKGRESAPYAAALRPNAKLNTGWAPERVSPRELSPAADFDKYMAVFLLDLETLPDGVAESLWDYVRRGGGLFIAAGENADPNYYNAQLLNSRPQGAANRALPLRLERQVRPPRAEGGDMRGSDHPLFNVFSGDRDSFLGLVSINYLQSVSPFDENLATRVLARHSSGAPLVIEHSAGEGRCVVMLTTVGQKPRRDESWSNLSTLPVFPVLALELAAYLGEPAIAPHGLTVGAAWKDAVREGASAPVRISRLERGSAAPIADAPAGELASLPHPGEAGFYKVELLGADPASDRWFAVNVDPAEGDLRLAAPNELKDALARIGVPVETAVALSASAGDDGPSPLPPLLAMVALGLLLGEQVLGVSASYHQTPSGRAAR, from the coding sequence GTGATCGCGCCTCGCCGCCAACCGGCGCCCCTTCGTAAGCCCCGTCCACCCACGTCCACGGCCTCCCACCGGCTGCTTCACTTGACCTTTGCGTTCCCCTCATTGCTTTGGATCGGCCTCCCGTTGCTGGCGGGCGTGGTCGCCATCCACCTGCTCAACCTGCGGCGGCAGAAGCCGATCAAGTGGGCGGCAATGGACTTCTTGCTAGAGAGCGAGCGGGTCAACAAGGCCTGGATCAACCTGCGGCAGTGGCTGCTGCTGGCGGCGAGGCTGCTGGTGATTGCGCTAGCGGTGTTCGCGTTGGCGAAGCCGGCCCTCAAAAAGTTCACCTTGTCGGCGCTCGCCGACAGCCGCGTGCGGCACGTCGTGGTGCTGGACGACAGCTACTCGATGTCGGACGAGGGAGCCGGCACGGCGGCCTGGGGCGACGCGGTCGCCGCGGTCGATCGAGTGGTGGGTTTTGCCGCCGAGCGGCCCGGCCACGAGGTGAGCCTGATCCGGTCGAGCGCAGTCGGCGACCCAGAACTGGTCGCCGGTGACGACGACCAGGGCAAGACTCGCTTGCGGACGCTGCTCTCCGCCTCGCGGCCAAGCCAGCTTGCTGCGCCGCTCACGCCGGCCATCCAGGCAGCGCATGAACTGTGCGAGGGCGCGCCGACCGGCGCCCGGACGATCGCCTACCTGGTGACCGACGGGCGGCGGCGGGAGATCGAGCCCCTCAGCGAAACGGTCGCCGCGGTGGAGTCGCTGCAGCAGTCGGGCGCCGAGGTGCGGTGGGTCTCGTGTGTCGCTTCCCACAACCCCAACCTGACGCTGACCGACCTGTCGCCGCTACCCGGCCCAGGGGCGGCCGGCGTCGAGGTGAGAATGCAAGTGACGGTCGCCAACAACGGGTCCGCGCCCACGACCGACGCCCTGGTGCAGATCACGCGCGACGGCAGCGCGTCGCCGGCGGTCGAGATCGGCCGTATCGAACCGGGCAAGCAAGCGACCCGGCAGTTCTCGGTGCTGTTCCGTGAGCCGGGGCCGCACCGCGTGACCGCACGGCTCGAAGCCGACGCGATCTCGGCAGACAACGCGCGCTACTCCGTGCTGCCGTTGGTGACCGAACGCAAAGTGCTGCTGGTCGACGGTTCGCCCAAGGGTCGCGAGTCGGCGCCCTACGCGGCCGCGCTGCGGCCGAACGCTAAGTTGAACACCGGTTGGGCGCCGGAGCGGGTCTCCCCACGCGAGCTCAGCCCGGCGGCCGACTTTGACAAGTACATGGCGGTCTTCCTGCTTGACCTAGAGACGCTCCCCGACGGCGTCGCGGAGTCGCTGTGGGATTACGTCCGACGAGGGGGTGGCCTGTTCATTGCCGCGGGCGAGAACGCCGACCCCAACTACTACAACGCGCAGCTGCTGAACTCTCGACCACAGGGGGCCGCGAACAGGGCGCTGCCGTTGCGGCTCGAACGCCAGGTGCGTCCCCCCCGCGCAGAAGGGGGCGACATGAGGGGCAGCGACCACCCCTTGTTCAATGTGTTCTCCGGCGACCGCGACAGCTTCCTCGGTCTGGTCTCGATCAACTACCTGCAGAGCGTCAGCCCGTTCGATGAGAACCTCGCGACGCGGGTACTTGCCAGGCATTCCAGCGGCGCTCCGTTGGTGATCGAGCATTCCGCCGGTGAGGGACGCTGCGTGGTCATGCTAACAACCGTCGGGCAGAAGCCGCGACGCGACGAGAGCTGGTCGAATCTTTCCACCCTGCCGGTGTTCCCGGTGCTCGCGTTGGAGTTGGCCGCGTACCTGGGTGAGCCGGCAATCGCCCCGCACGGCCTCACGGTTGGCGCCGCCTGGAAAGACGCTGTCCGAGAGGGCGCGAGTGCACCGGTGCGGATCAGCCGCCTCGAACGCGGGTCCGCGGCGCCGATCGCCGACGCCCCGGCCGGCGAGCTCGCGTCGCTGCCGCACCCGGGCGAGGCCGGTTTCTACAAGGTTGAACTGCTGGGCGCCGATCCAGCCAGCGATCGCTGGTTCGCAGTCAACGTCGACCCCGCCGAAGGGGACCTGCGGCTTGCTGCCCCCAACGAACTCAAGGACGCGCTCGCTCGTATCGGTGTGCCGGTCGAAACAGCGGTCGCGTTGTCGGCCTCGGCGGGAGACGACGGGCCGTCACCGCTGCCGCCATTGTTGGCGATGGTCGCGCTCGGGTTGCTGCTCGGCGAGCAAGTACTCGGCGTGTCTGCCAGCTACCACCAGACGCCAAGCGGGAGGGCCGCACGATGA
- a CDS encoding VWA domain-containing protein, with protein MILAQALVGPAPRYEFATLGPWADNPNAAIIAALAGSALLAAIALLYWRERSSLSPAAMLPLLVLRVGAVVGLVLYGLAPEKRAAREETQPSRVTVLVDDSLSMSLANDGVASSDLTRAEAAVRLLEEGLLDTLRKQHEVLVAPTSDVRSGAVFPMVGQRDAAPAEAENTLSPPIADALAPRRAETRLGAIADALAPRRAETRLGDAIEQSVALAAGGPLAGVVLVSDGQSNAGASPELVAGAAGVAGTPLFTIGLGSETTAKNVLVRELIAPARAYPKDEIQLAAVIEQQGYDEVDCVASLFVRRSESSDEELLETRTAANVKPSAPLPVDFKVRPEQPGGYVYRISVKPVPGEQKEEDNAAEAEVQVVDRLLKTLIIAGGPTRDYHFLRDQLRRDDSFMVDVWLQSAPPSAVQDAEHMLAGIPEDEEDLGEYDLFVALDADWTRVSHEATEALSRCVSQRGAGLLFATGAVNTPRWLRENRGQSIVALLPVRPAAAPLLLGPTEASAATPARIKLTRAGQEASALWVLGDQQSSVTFWEEELPGFYTTAKVDAVKPGAVVYAEAVPVGDPGGENPLVVFAEQFYGAGRCFYIGAPEIWRLRSESTAAMRAFYTKLLQHLAQGRLLADSPAGSLLFERDRYNVGQTLTLRATLTPAAAADLDPAKPLDAQLELPDGTVQTLRLRTTEAAPSVWTAGVRAESEGAYRATLSLAVDDQPLSAKTQVLVPALERSQTQRNAKLLAEIAEQGGGRYYPTLEAVLQGGDQLPPLPELLVSRSETIVIYGAPDERFARQAARWLLGLIAGCLLLEWICRRAMGLA; from the coding sequence ATGATCCTCGCTCAGGCGCTTGTCGGCCCGGCCCCGCGGTACGAATTCGCGACCCTCGGCCCGTGGGCGGACAACCCCAACGCAGCAATTATCGCCGCGTTGGCCGGCTCGGCTTTGCTGGCCGCGATTGCGCTGCTGTACTGGCGCGAACGCAGTTCGCTCTCCCCCGCGGCGATGCTCCCGCTGCTGGTGCTCCGCGTGGGCGCAGTGGTCGGATTGGTGCTGTACGGCCTCGCGCCTGAGAAACGCGCCGCCAGAGAAGAGACCCAGCCCTCGCGGGTCACGGTGCTTGTAGACGACAGCCTGAGCATGTCGCTAGCGAACGACGGCGTGGCGTCGTCGGACCTGACACGCGCCGAAGCCGCCGTTCGGCTTCTCGAGGAAGGCCTTCTCGACACGCTCCGCAAGCAGCACGAGGTGCTCGTCGCCCCGACGAGCGACGTCCGGTCGGGGGCTGTGTTCCCAATGGTCGGCCAGCGTGACGCCGCTCCGGCGGAGGCAGAGAACACTTTGTCCCCGCCGATCGCCGACGCGCTCGCGCCGCGCCGCGCGGAGACGCGGCTCGGCGCGATCGCCGACGCGCTCGCGCCGCGCCGCGCGGAGACGCGGCTCGGCGACGCAATCGAGCAGAGCGTCGCGCTCGCCGCTGGCGGACCGCTGGCGGGGGTGGTGCTCGTTTCCGACGGCCAGAGCAACGCCGGCGCTAGCCCGGAACTAGTCGCGGGCGCGGCCGGGGTAGCCGGCACACCACTGTTCACGATCGGCCTCGGCAGCGAGACCACCGCCAAGAATGTCTTGGTGCGCGAACTGATTGCGCCGGCGCGGGCCTACCCGAAGGACGAGATTCAGCTTGCTGCGGTGATTGAGCAGCAAGGCTACGACGAGGTCGACTGCGTCGCCTCGCTGTTTGTGCGGCGGTCGGAATCTTCGGATGAAGAGCTGCTGGAAACGCGGACTGCTGCGAACGTCAAGCCGAGCGCGCCGCTTCCTGTCGATTTCAAGGTCCGGCCGGAGCAGCCCGGGGGCTACGTCTACCGGATCAGCGTCAAGCCGGTCCCAGGTGAGCAGAAAGAGGAAGACAACGCCGCGGAGGCAGAGGTGCAAGTGGTCGACCGGCTGCTGAAAACGCTCATCATCGCCGGCGGACCAACGCGTGACTACCATTTCCTCCGCGACCAGCTCAGGCGGGACGATTCGTTCATGGTTGACGTGTGGCTGCAGTCGGCGCCCCCCTCCGCGGTCCAGGACGCCGAGCACATGCTCGCCGGCATCCCAGAGGACGAAGAAGACCTCGGCGAGTACGACCTGTTTGTCGCGCTGGACGCCGATTGGACACGCGTCTCGCACGAGGCGACCGAGGCCCTGTCGCGGTGCGTCTCACAGCGGGGCGCCGGGTTGCTGTTCGCTACTGGGGCGGTGAACACCCCTCGCTGGCTCCGAGAGAACCGCGGGCAGTCGATAGTCGCCCTGCTGCCGGTGCGGCCGGCGGCGGCCCCGCTCCTGCTGGGCCCCACCGAGGCGAGCGCTGCCACCCCGGCCAGGATCAAGCTGACCCGCGCCGGACAAGAGGCGTCTGCCCTCTGGGTGCTGGGAGATCAGCAGTCGAGCGTCACGTTCTGGGAGGAAGAGCTGCCCGGCTTCTACACCACCGCCAAGGTGGATGCCGTGAAGCCGGGCGCGGTCGTCTACGCCGAGGCGGTCCCGGTGGGCGACCCGGGAGGCGAGAACCCGCTGGTGGTTTTTGCCGAACAGTTCTACGGCGCCGGCCGCTGCTTCTACATCGGGGCTCCAGAGATCTGGCGACTACGCAGCGAGTCGACCGCCGCCATGCGGGCGTTTTACACCAAACTGCTGCAGCACTTGGCTCAGGGCCGACTCCTGGCCGACTCGCCTGCCGGCAGCCTGCTGTTTGAACGCGATCGGTACAACGTTGGGCAGACCCTTACGCTCCGGGCGACGCTAACTCCGGCGGCCGCTGCCGACCTCGATCCGGCCAAGCCGCTCGATGCGCAGCTCGAGCTGCCAGACGGGACCGTTCAGACGCTGCGGCTGCGTACAACCGAGGCCGCCCCGTCGGTCTGGACGGCGGGCGTGCGGGCCGAGTCAGAGGGCGCCTACCGCGCGACGCTCTCGCTCGCCGTGGACGACCAACCCCTTTCGGCCAAGACGCAGGTTCTTGTGCCGGCGCTCGAACGCTCGCAGACCCAGCGGAATGCTAAGCTGCTCGCCGAGATCGCCGAGCAGGGCGGCGGCCGCTACTACCCGACGCTCGAGGCGGTGCTGCAAGGCGGCGATCAGCTGCCCCCGCTGCCCGAGCTGTTGGTGTCCCGCAGTGAGACCATCGTTATCTACGGCGCGCCCGACGAGAGGTTCGCTCGGCAGGCTGCCCGTTGGCTGCTCGGGCTTATCGCGGGCTGCCTGCTGCTAGAATGGATCTGCCGCCGGGCAATGGGACTCGCCTAG
- a CDS encoding DUF4175 domain-containing protein: protein MHTRSPTAWRRLLACVLLFATCGAYACAQPADLSAEQAQLQEKFERLESLAVRIAELVEIENPDRAQQLRGAIATSRELALSDRFEAIVGLLENERYAAAQRDQGELADNLETLLGLLLADPREARLEAERERLKQAIKDVGRLIREQRSLRSETLDSEDLADQAGKQDALADDAEGVGKALGEGAPAGELSPDGQPSQAQGAEGEPAGPSQDQGAQAKQRASQRLSEAKSAMQKASGQMGEGDSQGASDAQTEAQRQLEQAREELEEALRQTREEEATRMLTRLAARLRGILSEQTEINRLTIEVHELHGEVASPQKRSATAGLAKRQDEAAMIVERARRLVEEEGSSIAFAEVLDQVNEDMGTVSGRLQESDAGGLTQAIEQDIVAALEDAIEALDAQLAEMANREQQPPSEGQQQGGQMQEPPLVDQLAELRMIRSLQRRILQRTKRAEQMGEELSEQELLELLQRLSLKQQRALKAAERLVEE from the coding sequence ATGCACACGCGCTCCCCGACCGCTTGGCGTCGCCTCCTTGCCTGCGTCCTGTTGTTCGCCACCTGCGGAGCGTACGCCTGCGCGCAGCCCGCGGACCTGTCGGCCGAGCAGGCGCAGCTGCAGGAGAAGTTTGAGCGGCTCGAGTCGCTCGCGGTGCGGATCGCAGAGCTGGTCGAGATCGAGAACCCCGATCGCGCACAGCAGCTCCGCGGCGCCATCGCAACCAGCCGAGAGCTGGCCCTCAGCGATCGCTTTGAGGCAATTGTTGGCCTGCTCGAAAACGAACGCTATGCCGCTGCCCAAAGAGACCAGGGCGAGCTTGCCGACAACCTCGAGACACTGCTCGGGCTGCTGCTGGCCGATCCGCGCGAGGCCCGGCTGGAGGCAGAGCGGGAGCGACTCAAGCAAGCGATCAAGGATGTGGGTCGGCTGATCCGCGAGCAGCGATCCCTGCGCAGCGAGACTCTCGACTCCGAGGATCTTGCCGACCAGGCGGGCAAGCAGGACGCGCTCGCCGACGATGCCGAGGGCGTCGGCAAGGCGTTGGGCGAAGGCGCGCCCGCCGGGGAGTTGTCGCCTGATGGCCAGCCGTCGCAGGCCCAAGGGGCTGAGGGCGAGCCCGCAGGCCCGTCACAGGACCAGGGCGCGCAGGCGAAGCAACGCGCGTCACAGCGGTTGTCCGAGGCCAAGTCGGCCATGCAGAAGGCCTCCGGGCAGATGGGCGAGGGCGACTCCCAAGGCGCCAGCGACGCGCAGACCGAGGCCCAACGCCAGCTCGAGCAGGCCCGCGAGGAACTGGAGGAGGCCCTGCGGCAGACACGCGAGGAAGAGGCGACCCGGATGCTGACCCGGCTCGCTGCGCGGCTGCGTGGCATCCTCTCCGAGCAGACCGAGATCAACCGCCTGACGATCGAGGTTCACGAGTTGCACGGCGAGGTTGCAAGTCCCCAGAAACGCTCGGCGACCGCCGGACTCGCCAAGCGGCAGGACGAGGCCGCAATGATCGTCGAGCGGGCCCGGCGGCTGGTCGAGGAAGAGGGGAGCAGCATCGCATTCGCCGAGGTGCTCGATCAGGTGAACGAAGACATGGGCACGGTCTCTGGCAGGCTGCAGGAGAGCGACGCCGGCGGTCTTACCCAGGCGATTGAGCAGGACATCGTCGCCGCGCTCGAGGACGCAATCGAGGCGCTCGACGCCCAGCTCGCCGAGATGGCCAACCGCGAGCAGCAACCGCCGTCCGAGGGGCAGCAGCAGGGCGGGCAGATGCAGGAGCCGCCACTGGTGGATCAGCTTGCGGAGTTGAGGATGATCCGTTCGTTGCAGCGGCGGATCCTGCAACGCACCAAACGCGCCGAGCAGATGGGGGAGGAACTGAGTGAGCAGGAGCTACTTGAGCTCCTCCAGCGGCTATCATTGAAACAGCAGCGGGCGCTGAAGGCGGCCGAACGCCTCGTTGAAGAGTAG
- a CDS encoding prenyltransferase/squalene oxidase repeat-containing protein, which yields MTLSLPRHATWGVAIWLCVLVACPERQCGAQPQDASTQEVIDQGLRWLASEQHRLGHWTAQGRYPTAMTALSGLAFLCEGSTPTQGPYADNVRNAVDYLIRQARPNGLIGDPLRDDRYTYGHGFSMLFLSQVLGEEEDYQRRQELVRVLTKAVEFTGEAQTAAGGWGYVSAKDQSGFDEGSTTITQVQGLRGCRNAGIPVPKQVIDKAVEYIHNCTLKDGGVQYSSKGGGGRPAITAAAIACLYNAGEYDDEYVPRMREYCRRHLDSHNQSNYGHWHYAHFYYSQVQYREGGESWDNYRKATASKLLREASRVQTPAGQGVTWGQGYIGNVYTTALNLIILQQDNAVLPIYQR from the coding sequence ATGACTCTCTCGCTACCGCGTCACGCAACATGGGGCGTCGCCATCTGGCTGTGTGTCCTCGTTGCGTGCCCCGAGCGCCAGTGCGGCGCTCAGCCGCAAGACGCATCGACCCAGGAGGTCATCGACCAGGGGCTCAGGTGGCTCGCTTCCGAGCAGCACCGGCTCGGTCACTGGACGGCCCAGGGGCGGTACCCGACCGCCATGACGGCGCTCTCGGGGTTGGCCTTTCTGTGCGAGGGGTCGACTCCTACCCAGGGGCCCTACGCGGACAACGTCCGCAACGCCGTGGACTACCTCATCCGCCAGGCCCGTCCCAATGGACTCATCGGCGACCCGCTCCGCGACGACCGCTACACCTACGGGCACGGCTTCTCGATGCTGTTCCTATCGCAGGTGCTGGGAGAGGAAGAAGACTACCAGCGGCGCCAGGAACTGGTGCGGGTGCTGACCAAGGCGGTCGAGTTCACCGGCGAGGCGCAGACCGCGGCCGGCGGCTGGGGGTACGTCAGCGCCAAGGACCAGTCCGGTTTCGACGAGGGCTCCACGACCATCACCCAGGTGCAGGGCCTGCGCGGCTGCCGCAACGCCGGCATCCCGGTCCCCAAGCAGGTGATCGACAAGGCGGTCGAGTACATCCACAACTGCACGCTGAAAGACGGCGGGGTGCAGTACAGCTCGAAGGGGGGCGGCGGCCGCCCGGCGATCACGGCGGCGGCGATCGCCTGCCTGTACAACGCCGGTGAGTACGACGACGAGTACGTCCCGCGGATGCGCGAGTACTGCCGCCGGCACCTCGACTCGCACAACCAGAGCAATTACGGCCACTGGCACTACGCCCACTTTTACTACTCGCAGGTGCAGTACCGCGAAGGCGGAGAGTCGTGGGACAACTACCGCAAGGCGACCGCGTCGAAGCTGCTCCGCGAAGCGAGCCGCGTGCAGACGCCTGCCGGCCAGGGAGTGACCTGGGGCCAGGGGTATATAGGCAACGTCTACACCACGGCGCTTAACCTGATTATCCTCCAACAGGACAATGCGGTGCTGCCGATCTACCAGCGTTGA
- a CDS encoding NPCBM/NEW2 domain-containing protein: MSGKPWATRLCGAVLCAMVSPLLAEDAAVLTLNGEEFVGAVDAITPDTVRIVTSEGPVEVATGSIHWLRLQGRAASMADEGLGRIELVSGSVLPATSLAVADGRFQAELAPPLSLGPTRRIEASFEQLASFVFHLATPELADQWRRIRQTEATADLIVVKRRDGQTLDFVEGIITAVSDAAVTIELDGEPVQVKRERVYGGVLFRPAAASVPDRLRVLFGGAELHGESARLVDGERLEVSLPIGETVTLPLAEVRALDYSRGGVQSLSDQQPIVDEWRPYFAPPGDVALLKEWGGARGDQAYDGGPLTIRGEDGRIVRFARGLAIRSHGEVSYAAPAGFNWLRATVGLDPAPRVRANIVLQVSVDGQEVLTRAITTGDAPYELEVPIAGAGAVTLEVDFGEGGDAGDNLHLGNARFTK; the protein is encoded by the coding sequence TTGAGCGGCAAGCCCTGGGCAACTCGACTCTGCGGGGCTGTGCTGTGCGCGATGGTCTCGCCGTTGCTTGCCGAGGACGCAGCGGTGCTCACTCTGAACGGTGAAGAATTTGTCGGCGCCGTCGACGCGATCACCCCCGACACGGTTCGGATCGTAACTAGTGAGGGCCCGGTCGAGGTGGCGACCGGATCGATCCACTGGCTCAGGCTGCAGGGGCGGGCGGCGTCGATGGCCGACGAGGGGCTGGGGCGGATTGAGCTGGTGAGCGGGTCGGTGTTGCCGGCCACGTCGCTCGCGGTCGCCGACGGCCGCTTCCAGGCCGAGCTGGCGCCGCCGCTGTCGTTGGGGCCGACCCGCCGCATCGAGGCGTCGTTCGAGCAACTGGCTTCGTTCGTGTTTCATCTCGCCACGCCGGAGCTGGCCGACCAGTGGCGTCGGATCCGCCAGACCGAGGCGACCGCCGACCTGATTGTCGTCAAGCGACGCGACGGCCAGACGCTCGACTTCGTCGAGGGGATCATTACCGCCGTTTCCGACGCCGCGGTCACCATCGAGCTAGATGGTGAACCGGTCCAGGTGAAACGCGAACGCGTCTACGGCGGCGTGCTGTTCCGGCCGGCGGCCGCCAGCGTCCCCGATCGGCTGCGGGTGCTGTTCGGCGGCGCCGAGCTGCACGGCGAATCGGCGCGGCTCGTCGATGGCGAGCGGCTGGAAGTCTCGCTCCCGATCGGCGAGACGGTCACCCTGCCGCTGGCGGAGGTTCGTGCGCTCGACTACTCGCGCGGCGGCGTGCAGTCGTTGAGCGACCAGCAGCCGATCGTCGACGAGTGGCGGCCGTACTTCGCCCCCCCGGGCGACGTCGCCCTGCTCAAGGAGTGGGGCGGCGCGCGGGGCGACCAGGCCTACGACGGCGGGCCGCTAACGATCCGCGGCGAGGACGGGCGGATCGTGCGTTTCGCGCGTGGCCTCGCCATCCGCAGCCACGGCGAGGTCAGCTACGCGGCGCCCGCCGGCTTCAACTGGCTGCGGGCTACGGTCGGTCTCGACCCGGCGCCCCGCGTGCGGGCGAACATCGTGCTGCAGGTCAGCGTCGACGGCCAGGAGGTGCTGACCCGCGCCATCACCACCGGCGACGCCCCCTACGAGTTGGAGGTCCCGATCGCCGGAGCCGGCGCGGTGACCCTCGAGGTCGACTTTGGCGAAGGCGGCGACGCGGGCGACAACCTCCACCTGGGCAACGCACGATTCACCAAGTAG
- a CDS encoding DUF58 domain-containing protein, with product MTQDSAASLLPDVVRRVGRLEVRARYVVEGFLSGLHRSPYFGQSLEFREHRQYTRGDDLRHVDWKVWARQDRLYVKQYEEDTNLRALMLVDQSASMAYGEGPLSKHEYAATLASALAYLLLRQNDAVGCMTFADGVVGLAPPRSSKRRLTAIADLLRAEPAGQVSDIGGAATAAAAQIPRRGMVVLISDLFADPAGLDRGLRQLHLKGHDLVVLQLLDDDELDFPFNRASRFEGLESNKHLACNPRALKANYLQAMERFLNETRRICLANRADYQLVRTSSSFDAVLTALLSRRQLRSRSRDRASPPTGAPS from the coding sequence ATGACCCAAGATTCCGCGGCGTCCTTGCTTCCTGACGTCGTCCGCCGCGTCGGGCGACTGGAGGTCCGCGCGCGGTACGTCGTGGAAGGCTTCCTGAGCGGCCTGCACCGCAGCCCCTACTTCGGGCAGTCGCTCGAGTTCCGCGAGCACCGACAGTACACCCGCGGCGACGACCTCCGTCACGTCGACTGGAAGGTGTGGGCCCGCCAGGACCGGCTTTACGTCAAGCAGTACGAGGAAGACACCAATCTGCGGGCGCTGATGCTGGTGGACCAGTCGGCCAGCATGGCGTACGGCGAGGGCCCGCTCAGCAAGCATGAGTACGCCGCCACGCTGGCCAGTGCGCTCGCCTACTTGCTGCTGCGTCAGAACGACGCCGTAGGCTGCATGACCTTTGCGGACGGCGTCGTGGGGCTCGCGCCGCCGCGATCGAGCAAGAGGCGTCTCACCGCGATCGCCGACCTGCTGCGCGCCGAGCCCGCCGGGCAGGTGTCGGATATCGGCGGCGCCGCCACGGCGGCCGCTGCGCAGATCCCGCGCCGCGGGATGGTCGTCCTGATCAGCGACCTCTTCGCCGACCCCGCCGGGCTCGACCGTGGGTTGCGGCAGCTCCACCTGAAGGGCCACGACCTTGTGGTGCTGCAGCTGCTCGACGACGACGAACTCGATTTCCCGTTCAACCGCGCGTCGCGTTTCGAGGGGCTGGAGTCCAACAAGCACCTGGCCTGCAACCCACGGGCGTTGAAGGCCAACTACCTGCAGGCCATGGAGCGGTTCCTCAACGAGACCCGCCGTATTTGCTTGGCCAATCGCGCGGACTACCAGCTGGTGCGGACTAGCTCGTCATTCGACGCGGTGCTGACCGCCCTGCTCTCTCGCCGCCAATTGCGGAGCAGGTCACGTGATCGCGCCTCGCCGCCAACCGGCGCCCCTTCGTAA